Genomic segment of Drosophila ananassae strain 14024-0371.13 chromosome 2L, ASM1763931v2, whole genome shotgun sequence:
CCGGGATCGCGTAAGTGCACCTCAAATGACCGGAAATGCGGCCCAGGACACGGTGGCCTCCGAGCAGATGGACCCCAGGGACACCCTGGCCATGGAGATTCGCCAGGATGCAAATGCAGAGGCCTTGCTGGAGGCCCAGACCGAAGCACCCAGCTACGATGATGGCGAGGGCACTTCCTCCAGTTCAAAAAAGCGGCGCAAACGCAAGCGCAAGGATCGCAACAAGCGGCGGGAGGAGGTTGTGGAAGCCGAATCGGAAACAGACCAGCCAGAGCCTGCTCCGGAGGATGATAGCATACAGCGCTATCATGTGGGTCCAGGACTAAACGTAAGTCTGGACATGAGCAACGATATTGTGCATGTGAAGCTGGATGGGGAAAACCTCAAGGATATCATAGGAGCGCGTTGGCTTACACTGGATAATAGTGAAGAAGGTGAGTTCtgaatcaaaattaaatattcactATCGttagatttattttatattctttttaatTCAGGTCGCGGCAAAAAGTATGACATGATCACCAAGGTCCTGCCGCTTTTCATACTTCCCTTCCTCATCCAGTCAGCCATTGTTCCATTTCTGGTTACCAAGTTGAAGCTGCTCCTGGTCAAGTCCATTCTCGTGGGCAAGCTGGCCATCTTCCTGCTGATCATCTCGGCCATCAAGAACGGCAACAAAATGGTCCAGAGCTACGAAGTACCCTCCTACTGGGCAGGAGAACCAAGTCGGAGGTCGGAGCTGGCTGCGGCGGCCTCCTCCGCGGCAGCCGCCTACAATGGCTACCGAGTGGAGGGCAAGCCCACCACTTGGATAAGCTAGGTGGAATCCATCCCCTTCCATTCGTATAAGTTTCGGTTTAGGCAAGTAGGTCCggagaaataaataaacacagAAATCGGGTTGATTGAATGAGTTATCATTGGAAACAGAGGGAAGAAATAAACGAAAAGACTTTTGGGAAATggtgaaaaatatattaattattgaatGTATACAAAGTAAtgtaacattttttataaGTCATAAAAAAACCTGCAGAATCAGAGTCTCTtctcgacccaataaagtaaaGTGGCTCGTGCCAGCCTTTGTAAACCAACTGAATAGACGCAAAGAAAAGTGATTAGacaattatatattatataaaatattacgtttttattaaaagtgaTTGTTGTGGCAATAAATAAAGGGTGTGAACAATAAATTAACTTAATCCTAAGTAGAATTTCTACGTGGGACTCGACCAGCGCCCCAGTCCTGCTCTTAATTGAAGACTTGAGATACTTTTAGTAACAGGAGTATTGTCTATCATGCTGAACGCAGACGTCACACTGGAGACGGAAGCCCCAGACCAGTTTGCAATTGCATCTCCGCTCGGTTTTGACGACCTGGGAGCGGACTCGGTAGCCGCAGACTCGGCACAATTGTTGGCAGGAGAGGCGCTCCTCGAGAGATCCACTGCCGCCCTTAGAGCACTGACGTCCACGGGTGCCCTTCCATCGGCCGGAGGCTTCCGGTTCACAGTAATTGGGCGAATCCTGCATGAAAACGAGCGAGTCGAGGGGGATGTTCTCCCACATGATCTTCAGATTGCTGTTGGTGGCGTCCAGTTGGATGGCATCGTCGTACATTTGAAGTAGTTCTTGGGCCACGAGCTCGAAGGGTTTCAGTACGGCCACGCACTCCTCCTCCAGGCATTCGCCTGCCACTGGTCCTGGTTGCTTGCAGCGGCACTCCTGCTCCAGCGACTGTTTGAGAAGAGCGCCCACCACCATTTGATTGTGGCCGGCAGCTCCTGATCCTGGTCCAACGCGCTTCTCGTAGAGTTCCAGTGCCTTCTCGGGCTCATGGGCACAGGGCACGCCCAGGGCATTTCCAGTGCACCCGCATCCGGCGATGACGCCATTGGCACAATCCTTTGTCAAAGCATGGATCGTGGCTGCCATAGAGATGGCCGCAACGTATACATCCTCTCGATCGGGAGTGTGGTCCACGGGAATGGTCTGTCGCTTGATAAAATCCGTGACTGGGCAGTTCCAGCGCTGCCACTGAAAGCTCTGCTGGCAACTGGACAAAGCCAGCTGAAGGCCTTTGCCGGTGATGGTTTCCCAGGAGAGTGGAGCCTGGAACTGGGTGTATTGGTAGTAGTTCAGAGGCTCCAAAACAGCAGCCAGTCCACAGCTGATTGTGCCCAAGAATAAACTGAATGTGAAGAGCATTTTGTAGGCTGATGTGTGATGTCTCTGATGTCGCTAGCTCGACTGAATGATATGCATGGAGCACGTATCCTTTTTAAAGGCACGGGATGGATGCCCTGGTCCGTGGGAATTTCGGGCCTGGTCAAAAAACCGGAAATTTACCATTTTCCACTTGGAAATTTTGCGCGTCCAGGGCAGGGGGTATACCTATAGGTATTGGAAAACAGGAACTCCCCGACGGCGGACGAACAAAAACCCACTGGCAGCCCGCAATGCAATTGCGGAGCAGCCCAGTTTCCTGTGCTTACCTGCTCGGATCCTTTTGGTCCTGGCTTGAAGTATGCCCCTTGTCGTAAGCAACTTTCCCACGCTTAGGCAGGTAGCCGCCAAACGGCGCCCGTCGTGCTCATGAATGAATCCCAGCCAATTCCATTCAGACTTCCGGATTTCCCCGGACTCCCACTGCATAACATTAATGCCCGGATGGCTGGGACGGACTCGGGTTTGTTTGGGTTTTGGACTGGCCAAGCCAATTATATAACAAAACATATGACAAATAATCTGGGAAATTAATTGCGCTTTGTGGTGAGTCGGCGGAAAGAGTAACCTCTCGGCATGGCGTTGCTATTGTTGGTATTTTTGTAGATTTGCCAAAAGTTAATGCCTCGGATTAGACCAAATGACGTTCAACATCATTATGCAGATATTGATATGGGAAATTTGTCTTAATGTTCGCAAAaagttataattatttatacatttttcagTATCATGTTATTACCTATACTTGATGATCCATAAGAGTCTGAGCCTAAAACCACaaatcaaataaacaaacagaTTGTATTTGTCAGATATAGATAGTCTACGAAAAGAAAAAGTAGACTATATAATCGTAGTCGACTTGACCATGAAAGTAATGACTTGATAATGATAGATGTCATAGCACTTGAAAGATAATTCGATTAGGTAAAGGTAAAAACAAACATTCTTTTCAATAAATACCATCAGTTGCAATAAATTTGCATTTATGATATTTCCCTTGGTAAAGTCATTATAATCGCTTTAAATGCCAGGCTTCGCGAAAACGTGTGCGGAAATTTCGTTATTTGGGTTTTAACACAATGAAAATACCGATTCTCTAATTAGGTCGAAAGTCTCTCGTATGCACGGCATCGGAAAAGGGTTTTTTAGGACCTTAGCGCCGGGTAAATCAGAAACCGAAAGGGATGGCCTGAGTGCGGGAGAGAGATGGATGCAGGCAGGTAGCTGGAAAATTGCTCAATTGGTTAGATATATCTGACAGATACAAGATTCCCGTATCACACATGGGCACTTCTGGAACTGGGAGTTCCTTTGGCTGGCTCAGCGGCCAGCATGGAATTCCGACTGGAAGAGGAAAAACGCGCCAGATCTTTGGCATTTCTAACTTTAATCAAAGCGCCATGACAGGGTCCATAAATTTGGGTGATTGTCATAGgtacacatatgtatgtgtgtgcatAGATGGCCGGTTAATACCATGGAAGCGGCTCATCGACTCGTCGCGATTAGATTAGCAATCTGCAAGCACGCAACCAATTAAGATATACGGGCCCACTTGAGCCAACATTACCTGTCGCTCTGTCACCTGGAATTGTGCTTAGTTTCGCTTCGAACGCGTCCCGGGTTGGATTAGAGCTAGTTGATAGTCTCTAGCAATGATTATTACCGCCAAACTGGTCGCCATCGGCCTGAGCCTGGCGCTCACCGCCTTCACGGTATCCACCATCGTCCTGGCCGTTCAGAAGGCGAACCTTAAGAGCGACTTGAAGGATGCCCAGGAGAAATTGGATCTGCTGGAATCGGGGTTTACCACGAGCACCGCTGGGCCCACGACCTCTAGTACTTCGAGTAGCTCGGGTACCGAGGAGCCTGGCAGCACAGCTTCTCCAGGAACTACTGCCTCCCCTGGTTCGACTGTATCCCCTGATACGACTGCCTCTCCTGGAACTACACCAGCTCCTGATGAAAAGATTGATTATCGCCTGCCGAGCACTTTGAAACCGAACCACTATGATCTCTATCTGTTCCCCAATATCGAGACGGGCGAATTTAGTGGCCAGGAGACAATTAAAATTACGGTTTTAGAAGCAACCGATAAGATAACGCTGCATTCTCTGAACTTGAAAATTTCGAGTTATTCTCTGCAGAATACGGGAAGTAATACTCTGGCGATTCAGGAAGTGTCCTTTGACTCTGTCAGGGAATTTCTTGTCTTCCAACTGAGCGAAGAACTTCCAGCGGGCAGGGAGGTAGAGCTACATATCGGCTTCGAGGGATCGATGGCCAATAAAATTGTGGGCCTTTACAGTTCCTCTTATCTTAAGGAAGACGAGACTCGCAAGGTGATAGCCACCTCAAAGTTCGAGCCCACCTATGCACGCCAGGCTTTTCCCTGCTTCGATGAGCCGGCTCTGAAGGCGGAGTTTACCATCACCCTGGTGCATCCTTCCGGCGGTGGCTATCATGCCCTGTCCAACATGAATGTGGAGTCCAATGTGACCCAGGGAGCCTTCTACGAGGTCGGCTTCGCCAAGAGTGTGCCCATGAGCACCTACCTGGCTTGCTTCATTGTCTCGGACTTCAGTTTTAGGGAGGTGGAGATCGACACCAAGGGCATTGGAGATACCTTCACGATGGGCGTCTATGCCACTCCGGAGCAGATCAACAAAGTGGACTTCGCCACCGATGTGGGCAAGGGCGTGATCGAGTACTACATCGACTACTTCCAAATTGCGTATCCCTTGCCGAAACTGGATATGGCAGCCATTCCGGATTTCGTTTCCGGCGCCATGGAGCACTGGGGCTTGGTAACCTATCGTGAAACCTCGCTCTTGTACGATGCGGAAACCAGTTCAGCGGCCAACAAACAGCGCATTGCCAGCGTAATTGCCCACGAATTTGCTCACATGTGGTTTGGTAACTTGGGTAAGTTATTTAATACAAAGAGGattgtaatattttaaaagaatggagtctcaaaattaagttttcatttatattcttttcaGTCACCATGAACTGGTGGAATGATCTTTGGCTTAATGAGGGATTCGCTAGTTTTATTGAATATCTTGGCGTGGACGCAGTCTTTCCTGAATGGAAAATGGCAAGTGGATGGcacataaataaaacaaggacACCCTTAaacatttctttatttaaaaaaacagcGGGATCAGTTCATCGTGAGTACTCTGCACAGCGTACTCACCTTAGATGGTACTCTCGGCTCTCATCCCATCATCCAGACTGTGGAGAACCCCGACCAGATCACCGAAATCTTTGACACTATCACCTATTCGAAGGGCTCATCGCTGGTTCGAATGTTGGAGGACTTCCTGGGTCAAACCACCTTCCGCCAGGCTGTCACAAACTACTTGAATGAATACAAATACGCAACCGCCGAGACCGGTAACTTCTTTGCGGAAATCGACAAATTGGATCTGGACTATAATGTCACTGATATTATGCTTACATGGACGGTGCAGGTAATTTTATTgatgccccacaaaaattgGGCGAATAtttaaagtgtttttttttttgcagatgGGTCTGCCAGTTGTCACGATTGAAAAGGTCTCCGACACTGAATACAAATTGACGCAGAACCGCTTCTTGTCCAACCCGAACGACTACGACGAGGAGCACGAACCCTCGGAATTCAAGTGAGTGAGCAGAACTTATTGCCAAAATCAGCCATATCTGATCGCAATTTTTCGCACATACATTACAGCTACCGGTGGTCGATCCCCATCACCTACACCACCAGTGGCGATCCGACGGTGCAGCGTGTCTGGTTTTACCACGACCAGAGCGAAAGTAAGTGGTGTGATCTGTATGCGGATCCGCAGATCCCCCAGACTTCTAATCTCTGAATCTCTTCTCTGATTTCTTTTCTGGTCTCAGTCACCATAACTCTTCAGGAGTCCGTTGAGTGGATCAAGTTTAACTGCGATCAGGTTGGATATTACCGAGTTAATTACGAGACTGCCCAGTGGAACACTTTGGCTAATCAGCTGGTAACCCAGCCGAGTGCCTTGAGTTCTGGAGATCGTGCTTCCTTGCTCAATGATGCTTTTGCTCTGGCTGATTCCACTCAGCTGCCCTATGAGACGGCTTTTGAGTTGACCAAGTACCTGGCAAAGGAGACGGACTACGTTCCCTGGAGCGTGGCTGCTACGCGGCTGACATCTCTTAAGAGGACTCTCTACTACACCAGTAGCTATGCCAAGTACAAGAAATACGCCACAGCTCTAATCGAGCCCATTTACACGACTCTCACCTGGACAGTGGGCGAGGATCATTTGGATAAGTGAGTGTTGGATTTTTAGTAATGGGTAATATAATAACCACTATTAATTTCAGCCGCCTTCGCGTCACAGCTTTGAGTGCAGCCTGTTCTTTGGGCCTGGAAGCTTGCATTAAGGAAGCTGGAGAGCAGTTCACGACTTGGTTGGCCAAACCGGACGATCGTCCTAAGGCCGATGTGCGTGAGACTGTCTACTATTACGGAATGCTCTCCGTGGGCGATCAGGAAACCTGGGATACGGTCTGGGATCTGTTCGTCAACGAGGCCGATGCCAGCGAAAAGTCCAAGATAATGTACGGCCTTTCCGCCGTGAACTCTCCCTGGATTCTCCAGCAGTATATTGACCTCGCCTGGAACGAGGACTACGTGCGGGGTCAGGACTACTTTACCTGCCTTacctatatctctgccaatccCGTGGGTGAGTCCCTCGTCTGGGACTACGTGAGGGAGAACTGGCCGCGGTTGGTGGATCGTTTCGGACTGAACGAGCGCTACCTGGGCAACCTGATCCCCTCGATCACGGCTCGCTTCAGCACCCAAACCAAGCTGGAGGAGATGGAGCAGTTCTTTGCCAAATACCCGGAAGCCGGAGCGGGAACTGCCGCCCGCGTTCGGGCTCTGGAGACGGTCAAGAACAATATCGTGTGGCTGGCCGAGAACCTCGAGGGCGTCGATGCCTGGCTGGACAAGCAGCAACTGTAGACCGATACGCGGAATAACCTCATTTAATTTGTAGTCACATAATTGCCATTATAAAGCGAAAAATATGCCGAACAACTTGAAATAAAGATAAGCTAGTTGTGGGGAAAACGAAAATTACTGCCCTATAAATAAGCAATTATCCCTTGTTAGTTGGCCTCCAATCCGATAACAAGTTGCAGTTTTCAATATACCCGCTATTGTTTGTGACTAATGGTTGACGAACCGAACTAATTAGAGCTTAATAAATGCCTAAATTTTACAAGCAATGGAAATTTCCTAGTTTATGTTGCAATTTGTGAAGTACCTttcaaaattaagaaaatctaTTGGTCATGTTCAGATTTGATAAAAATTGTATGGGCGTAGCACAGTTGCAGGATAAAAGATGATAAAAATCAAACGAAATCTTATCGAGAGAAATCAGTATTTATGTCTAAGGCTCTTAATTATAGTCATCAGTTTCTATTTGAGGAATTTCTTATGTCATTTTGAGTACCCACTCTAGTTTAAAGTTGATAAATTAGGATTTAAAAGTCTTGGTGGTCATGGAATCGTCCAGGGCGAATGTTCTCATGCTATGGTTTATTAGAGATTAGTCACCAGCTAATGCACTGATGTAAGAGTTTGTATCATTTTATTCTGGTTTTGCGAGAGCCATGTGTAGGTAGTACTCctcttttttgattttttcccattcCATTTATCAATAAAACGCTCAATGGGATTTGGCCTATCGCCCTGCTGACCGTAATCGCGGCTATTTGGCCAATTATTATCGCAATCGCGTTGGCGAACATAAACCGATTCGATTCGAGTGTCCGCACAATCAACTCGAATCGTATGAACCATAGAGCTATTGGGCAACGCGGTGGTACTGAGAGCTGGGTCGCTAGTTCACAGACTTTTTCCAGTTAGTTAGTCGCTCGCGATAGGTGCGATTGCAAAGATGGCTTTTCTAACTAGCTATTGGCTACAAGTGGTGCTCTCATGGGCGGTGGTGGCCTTTGCCACTGCCACCGTGGTGGTGGCGGT
This window contains:
- the LOC6500373 gene encoding uncharacterized protein LOC6500373 — translated: MTSSQVRFLLLSVLCTSLAFGQDSTSTTQSQEATSEATEATEARGLASSYEPEEKQAVRKNSHIFMGIYKNYKSTYMGNKTTSDYKKRLRDRVSAPQMTGNAAQDTVASEQMDPRDTLAMEIRQDANAEALLEAQTEAPSYDDGEGTSSSSKKRRKRKRKDRNKRREEVVEAESETDQPEPAPEDDSIQRYHVGPGLNVSLDMSNDIVHVKLDGENLKDIIGARWLTLDNSEEGRGKKYDMITKVLPLFILPFLIQSAIVPFLVTKLKLLLVKSILVGKLAIFLLIISAIKNGNKMVQSYEVPSYWAGEPSRRSELAAAASSAAAAYNGYRVEGKPTTWIS
- the LOC6500178 gene encoding wnt inhibitor of Dorsal protein, with amino-acid sequence MLFTFSLFLGTISCGLAAVLEPLNYYQYTQFQAPLSWETITGKGLQLALSSCQQSFQWQRWNCPVTDFIKRQTIPVDHTPDREDVYVAAISMAATIHALTKDCANGVIAGCGCTGNALGVPCAHEPEKALELYEKRVGPGSGAAGHNQMVVGALLKQSLEQECRCKQPGPVAGECLEEECVAVLKPFELVAQELLQMYDDAIQLDATNSNLKIMWENIPLDSLVFMQDSPNYCEPEASGRWKGTRGRQCSKGGSGSLEERLSCQQLCRVCGYRVRSQVVKTERRCNCKLVWGFRLQCDVCVQHDRQYSCY
- the LOC6500374 gene encoding glutamyl aminopeptidase, with amino-acid sequence MIITAKLVAIGLSLALTAFTVSTIVLAVQKANLKSDLKDAQEKLDLLESGFTTSTAGPTTSSTSSSSGTEEPGSTASPGTTASPGSTVSPDTTASPGTTPAPDEKIDYRLPSTLKPNHYDLYLFPNIETGEFSGQETIKITVLEATDKITLHSLNLKISSYSLQNTGSNTLAIQEVSFDSVREFLVFQLSEELPAGREVELHIGFEGSMANKIVGLYSSSYLKEDETRKVIATSKFEPTYARQAFPCFDEPALKAEFTITLVHPSGGGYHALSNMNVESNVTQGAFYEVGFAKSVPMSTYLACFIVSDFSFREVEIDTKGIGDTFTMGVYATPEQINKVDFATDVGKGVIEYYIDYFQIAYPLPKLDMAAIPDFVSGAMEHWGLVTYRETSLLYDAETSSAANKQRIASVIAHEFAHMWFGNLVTMNWWNDLWLNEGFASFIEYLGVDAVFPEWKMRDQFIVSTLHSVLTLDGTLGSHPIIQTVENPDQITEIFDTITYSKGSSLVRMLEDFLGQTTFRQAVTNYLNEYKYATAETGNFFAEIDKLDLDYNVTDIMLTWTVQMGLPVVTIEKVSDTEYKLTQNRFLSNPNDYDEEHEPSEFNYRWSIPITYTTSGDPTVQRVWFYHDQSEITITLQESVEWIKFNCDQVGYYRVNYETAQWNTLANQLVTQPSALSSGDRASLLNDAFALADSTQLPYETAFELTKYLAKETDYVPWSVAATRLTSLKRTLYYTSSYAKYKKYATALIEPIYTTLTWTVGEDHLDNRLRVTALSAACSLGLEACIKEAGEQFTTWLAKPDDRPKADVRETVYYYGMLSVGDQETWDTVWDLFVNEADASEKSKIMYGLSAVNSPWILQQYIDLAWNEDYVRGQDYFTCLTYISANPVGESLVWDYVRENWPRLVDRFGLNERYLGNLIPSITARFSTQTKLEEMEQFFAKYPEAGAGTAARVRALETVKNNIVWLAENLEGVDAWLDKQQL